The DNA segment TTTGATAATGATTTGATTTTAGGTGATGATCCTGATAAGGCATATAAAGTGGTGGATTTGAAAGGATTAGACTCTAAATTTGATGAGGTTCAAAGGGAATTTCTATCTTCTGAAGGTGAAAAGCCTAAGTTGTTAATATTTGAAGGTCATCTAACACACTTTTGCTCTAATCCTGATAAGGTAATTATCTTAAGAGTTCATCCCGATAAACTAAAAGAGAGATTGGCGGAAAGGAATTATTCCCCATCTAAAATTCATGAGAATTTAGGTGCAGAATGTTTAGGTGTCTGTTCTGTTGAGTCTTATGAAAGACATGGAAGTAAAGCCCATGAAATTGATGTTACTGATATGTCAGTTGACGAGATTTTAGATATTATTGTAAGGATTATTAATGGGGAACGTATTTATCCTGTAGGTGTCGTTGATTATTTAGGCTGGTTTGTAAAAGATGAGGAAGGTTCTGATTAATTCACTTTTTAATTGATTTCTCATTTACTTAAATCTATAAATTTAAGCTATTTTTTTTTATAACTTTTTTTATGAATATTCTACTTTTAAAGAAAACCTTTTTATTATATAATAACATAAATAATATTGGAACTTTTTATGATATTTTAGTTTTATAGTAAAACTTTTTATATAGTAAAAACATAATGTTTCTTAATATACTTCTTGTATATTATGGTAGTTAATATCTATTAGAATTATGTTTTATTTTTTTTAAAATCTTTTATTTGTTCTTAGAACTTCTATAATTCTATTTATTAGAGTTTATATGCCAATTATGAGAGGGGTATATTTGACTAGAGGAAAAAAACCAAAATGGATATTGAATATTGCTAATGAAAGAATTGATATTCTTTTTAAACAGGCGGAAGAGGAATTTCATGTTCATCCTGAAAGATCCCATCGTTATGTTGAATTGGCTTTAAAGATTTCCACTAAATATAATGTTAAAATTCCTCAGAAATGGAACAGAAGATATTGTAAAAACTGTCATAAGTTCCTTTATCCTGGTTGCAACTGTACAGTCCGGCTAGTTAACAGTGAAGTTAACATTAAATGTACTGAATGCGGTCATATTACTAATATTCCTTACAAAAAGGAGATAAAATCAAAAAGGAGAGCTAAAATTGACTCATACATTAACAAAAAAAGAAATAATGAATGAAGCTCTTTCTGCTATAACAATCAATATTGGCAAATCTGGTGTTAATGATAATGTAATCAATGAAGTCAGACGCCAATTGAAATCTAATGAGGTTGTTAAACTAAAATTTGCTAGGTCAATAGCAAAAGATAAAGATGATTATATAAGCAACATTGTCAAAGAGACTAAGGCAGAATTAATCGATGTAAGAGGTCATGTTGCTGTTATTTATAAGAAGAAATCTTAATACTCATTTTGAGTTACAAACTTATTTTACTTTAGCTTAATGCTAAGATTAAGTTTAATTTGAGGATCATATTAAGAATTTACATCTATTAAATTATTGAATACATCTATTTGAAAATTAATATATGGAGAATTAATATGAGTACTGTATATGATGTACCTGCAGATGTTTTAATCAATCATCTTGCAGATGAATTTAAAAACAATAATGATAAAATACAATCACCTGAATGGTCTCATCTTGTAAAAACTGGTGTTCATAAAGAAAGAAAACCTGTGGATGTAGATTGGTGGTATGTAAGATGTGCTGCTATCTTAAGAAAAGTTTACATTAGTGGTCCTATAGGTGTTAGAACTTTAAGAATTAAATACGGTGGTAAAAAAGACCGTGGTGTAAACCCTGAATCTTTCAGAATGGGAAGTGGTTCTATTGTTAGAGGAGCTTTAAACCAATTAGAAGATGCAGGTCTTGTTGAAAAAGTTGATGGTGGAAGAGTAGTAACTCCACAAGGTCAATCATATTTAGATAAAGTTTCAACAGAATTAATCAAAGATATTCCAGAACTTGAAAAATATTAAATTTATTTTTTAATTGAAAAAAAGATATGGGGATTTGTATATGAGTGAATTAGATGATATTCGTCGTAAAAAATTAGAGCAATTACAAAGACAACAGGCTATGGCTGCTAATCAGCAACAAATGCAACAACAAGCACAGCAGCAAGCTCAACAACAAGCTCAACAACAACAGTTAGAACAACAAATCAATCAAGCTGTAAGACAAATCATGACTCCTGAAGCTCGAAGCAGATTAGCCAATCTTAAGTTGACTAAACCTGAATTAGTCCAACAAATTGAAATTCAATTAATTCAATCTGCTCAAGCAGGAAGTTTAAGAGGAAAAGTTACTGATGAGCAATTAAAAGTCTTACTAAGACAACTTGCCAGTCAGAAAAGAGAAATTCATATAACTAGGAAATAGATTCCTGAAAATTATTACTATGAAAGCTTGTGTATTATATAGTGGTGGTAAAGACAGTTCTCTCATGGCTATAACCTTAAAGAGGTTAGGTTTTGATGTAGAGGTATGTACTGCTAACTTTGGTGTATATGACTCATTTGTTCCTGCTAGCATGTCAGCTAAAGCTTTAGGAATACCACATCGGGTTCTTCATTTAGATAAGAAAATCTTGGAAGACGGTGTTAAAAGAATTATGGATGACGGTTTTCCAAATGAGGGGATTAAGTATATTCATAATCAAGTTATTGAAGCTGTAGCAGAAGAGTATCCAGTTGTTGCTGATGGTACAAGAAGAGATGATAAAACTCCTAAACTTAATAGGGATCAAATTCAAAGTTTAGAAGATAGGAAGGATGTCCAATATATTAACCTGGATAGTTTTGGTTATAAAACTGTTAATACCTTAGTTTCATCACTGTTTAAAGTAACAAATAAGAAAAGTAATAGGGATAATAGTTCTGATTATGAGGTTGAGATTAGAATTTTAATAGATCAACTTGGAGGGGATTCAAGTAGTATCTTCCCAGAACATTATCAAACTAATGTTGTTGGATTTAAGGATTGAATTATGGAAATAGATTGTCCATATCGTTTAAAAATTTAATAATTATTAAGGTGAAAAAATGAGTAGAAACAAACCTGCTGCTAAAAAATTAAGAATGGCAAAAGCAAACAAACAAAATAGAAGAATTCCTATTTGGGCTTATGCTAAAACTAATCGTAAATTACAATACAGACCTAAGCCTAGACATTGGAGAAGAAATAATCTTAAAATTTAGAGGTGTTAAATATGGCGGAAGATTTAGAAAGAGTATACACAATACCTCTTCGTAATGTAAAAAATGTCAAAAGGACTATTAGAGCTCCTAGGGCTATTAGAGAAGTAAAAAACTTTTTAATGAAACATATGAAAGTTGAAGATGTTGTCATTGATTCTTCAATAAATGAAAAGATTTGGGAAAGAGGAATTCAAAAGATTCCATCTAAAATCAAAGTAAAAGCAACTCTTGTTGAAGAAGATGATGAAAGATATGTTAAAGCAGAACTTGCTGAATAGATATCTGAATCTTTATTTTTTAATATTTTCATTATTAATTTAATTAATAAGGTAAAATAAATGTTAAAAAGAATTAATCTTACAGGAAATCCTAATTTAGGTGTTTATATAGCTGTTAATGAGGATGTAGCTATTGTTCCTAATAATATCTTAGAATCTAAAGAGGAAATCCTTAGAGAGGCTTTAGATGTTGATGTTGTTAAATGTTCTATCGCTGGATCTAACTTAGCTGGTGCTTTATTAGTTGGAAATTCTAATGGTTTCATTGTTTCTCCTTTCATTTATGATAGAGAGCTAGCTACTTTAAAAGAAGCAGGTATTGAAAACATTGTTCCATTACCTGATAAATATACTGCTGTAGGTAATATTCTTGTAGCAAATGATAATGGAGCTATTATTAGTCCTAAAGTTTCAGAAACTGCAGTTGATGTTATTGAGGAAACATTGGATGTCGATGTTACCCAGGCAGAAATCGCAGGTTATGATATTATAGGTTCTTTAGTTTCTGTTACTAATAAAGGATTTCTTACCCATAAAGATTCATCTCCAGAAGACCTTAAATTACTTGAAGACACACTTGGTGTGGAAGGTAATGTTGGTACTGTAAATAGGGGTATTCCTCTTGTAGGTGCTTGTTCAGTATCTAATTCTAAAGGAGTAATTGTAGGTGAAGACACTACTGGTCCTGAAATGGCTAGGATAGAAGAATCTTTAGGATTTTTAGATTCATTTTAAATTATTTATCAAAATGAGGGATTATAATGCAAACTAAAATTTACAGAGTTACAGGTAAATTTGTAAATGGTGATCGTGTCCAAAAATTTACTAAAGAACTTAAATCATTTAATGAAGAAAATATCTATGAAAAAATCTATTCTGACTTTGGTAGTAAACACAGAATAAACAGAAATCAAATAGATATTGAAGAAATAAAAGAAATCACCCCTGAAGAAGTAATTGATCCTATTGTTAAAGGTATATTATAGGTAAGGTGTTTTTTATGGATGATCAGCAAAAGTTACAACAGATGATAAATGAACTTAATGTTTATAAAAGTCAAGCTGATTTGTTACAACAACAAATAGATGCTCTTAATGCTTCTATGGCTGAACTTGAAGTTTTAAAATCTACAATCAATGAAATGAAAGATAAAGATTCAGTCGAATCTTTAATTCCTGTTGGTGGCGGAGCTTTCATGGAAGGTGAAATCAAAAACACTTCAAATGTTGTAATGAGTATTGGTGCTGGTGTTGCTGTAAAACAAACTACTGAAGAAGCTATTGAAACTATCAATTCTCAGGAAGAGGAATTAAAAGATAATTTAGATAAGGCTTTAAAATCTTTACAAAAAGTCTCAGATTATATTGGTCAATTATCCCCTGCTGCTGAAAACTTAGCAAGGGCTCTTCAAGCAGAAGGTAAATTACCTCAACAATAGTTTCCAGTACTTTTCTTTTATTTTATTTTTTCTATTTTTATACTATTTTTCTATAATTGTCTATTTTTTCTCTGTTTTTTCATTGATTTTTCTGTATTTTGAATATAATCTATAAAATATTTGTTTTTATATTATAAGAGGGTATACTTCTTAATTTATTCAATAGGTTATTTTTTTATAATGTTTCTTTCTAAAAATTGTTATATGCCTCTGATTTATTTTTTTATATTTGGGTTCTATATTTTAAAAATAGCTTCTATATTAATAATTTTTATTATTTTTTTCAAATATTTTAAACATGGGATATTCTTGGTATGTCTTCTATTTTTTACTTTAAGTTAAAATTTTTTAAATCATTATATTGATTCAAGATTAGATATTCTTAAGTATCTTATAGTTATGTTGATTTTATTTCATTAAACTTTTATTTTGATAATATTTTTAGAAAACTAACATGATTCTATTATCTTTTAGTAATATCTAACCGTTTTTTTATTGGATTTTTTCTTTATTCCTATTTCTGATACTTAAAATTTTATATACTTTAAGATAAAATAAATATACAGATATTCAATTTTATTATAGTTGAGTTCTTAGAGATTAATTACATATTATAAATTAATATATTATTATTCATTGATTTTAAACATTATTTAAGGAAGGTAATAACTTGTTTGAATCTTTAAAAAAGAGGTTTTCTCGAACTAGTGATCAATTAACTGATAAACTTAATGAGGAAGCTAAAGAAGAAAATAATATTAAGGTTATTGAAAGTGCTGAACCATCTGAGGATTTAGATGATTTTGAAGATTTATCAGAAGAAAAAACTATTGAAGATAAGGATGCTGAATGGGAAGCTATTTTTGATGAGGAAGATGAGGAAATAGATGAAGATGAAGATAATGAGGAAAATTCAGGATTTTTATCAAGATTTTCAAGACATAATGATGATAGTGATAAGAAGGAAAAGAAAAATGAACCTAAAAGGGATAGGTTTGCAGAGGCTTTAGCTGAACAGGAGGCTAAAAAAGAAGCAGAACTTAGAGGGGAAGAATACAAATCTAATAAAAAACATTGGTATAGTAGAGGCTCCTCTGAGGAGGAAGAACCTGCTCGAAAACCTGAAATCACTGGTCCTAGTACTGAATATAAGTTCTTAGATGATGATGAAGAGATAAAGGAAGAGAAGAAACATTGGTATAGTAGAAATAAAGAACCTGAAGTTTCAGTAAATGATAAATATAGGGAAGAGGTTTCTGCAAAAGAAATCTATAAAGAAATAGAAGATGAAAAAACTCATTCCAATGAGGAAGAGCATGGTGTTTTCTCTTTTATTAAAGAAAAAACAATTGATGAAGAGGACATTGAAGATGTTCTCTGGGAATTGGAATTAGGTTTACTTGAAGGTGATGTAGCAATAGATGTGGCATCAGAAGTTGTGGAGTCTGTTAGAAGGGATCTTGTAGGTAAAAAAATTAGAAGAAGTAGTGATATAGAAGAATATACCTACAAAGCACTTAAGAAAGCTATTGCTAAAATCATTAATGTTGGCGGAAAATCAATGACTGAAATGTTAAATGATAAGAAAAAGGAAGGAAAACCATTAATTGTCATGTTGGTTGGTATTAATGGTACAGGTAAAACTACTACCATTGGTAAACTAGCTAATTATTATCTTAAAAGAGGTTACACTCCAGTTATTGCTGCTTCAGATACATTTAGGGCAGGGGCTATTGAACAAGTCACCCAACATGCAAATAATGTTGGAGTTAAAATTATAAAACACCAAAAGGGATCAGACCCTGCTGCTGTAGCATATGATGCTGTGGAACATGCAACAGCACAGCATAAGGATTTAGTCTTAATTGATACTGCTGGTAGAATGCAGACAAATACTAATTTAATGGATGAGATGAAAAAGATCAAAAGGGTTGCAAAACCTGATTTGGTTGTTTTTGTTGGTGATGCATTAACTGGTAATGATGCAGTAGAACAGGCTAAAAAATTCAATGAAGCTATTGATATTGATGGGGTTATATTAACTAAGGCAGATGCTGATGCTAAAGGTGGTGCTTCATTATCTATTGGTTATGTCATTAAAAAACCTATTTATTTCTTAGGTATGGGTCAAGGTTATGATGATATTAAGGAATATAATGCAGAATGGATGTTAGATCAACTGTTCTCATAAATTCTTTCATATCTCTATTTTTAATTTTTAGTTATTTTTTTAAAACATTTCTGTTTTAATTTAATTTTAAAAAGAGCAGGGAAAATATAATGATTTTATTGATTAATCTTTTAATTTAATTTTTAAAAATAGTAGAGAAAAATATGGTAATTCTATTAATTAATCTAAGACTTATTTTTTAATAAATCATATTAGGAATTATATTTTTTTAATCATAATCCCTTATATATTTCTTTAATTTCATTAAACATCTTATTTTAATCTTTAAGGTCTTTAAATCTTTTTTCTATTTGTTTATTTATTTATTTTTTTACTTAGCATTACTCCTCCAGCTCCAATATCATCTGGATTATATGATTGTATAAGTATGGTTACAGTTTCTATAGGTAAATCATATGCTTCTGCAACAGAATTACTTACTTCCTTTATTAATTTTTCCTTTTTCTCTTTACTTATCCCAGGATTTCCTGCAATAGTTACAACTGGCATTTTTTCACCTTTTTTTATTTTTTAATTTAAAAATCCTATAATATTATAAACAATTCTAAATATAATAATTATAATTATTAAAATTTTTTAAATATAAAAATACTATTATAAGTTATAACTTATAATTAAAAATTAATATTGATTTTAGTATAACTTATAACTTATAAGTATATGGTATTTTTAAAATACATGCATAATTAATATAATAACAGTGATTTTATGTTAGGTGAAGAAGAACTTAAGAAACTATTTCCTGATTTTATAGATACAATTCAACCTTCAGGAATTGATTTTGCTTTAGATGAAATTTTAGTACAGAGGGGTCCAGGCTCATTAATTGATAATGAAAAAAATTTACCC comes from the Methanobrevibacter boviskoreani JH1 genome and includes:
- a CDS encoding adenylate kinase family protein, which produces MVNTIFISGTPCTGKTTVSEALFNRLNNEDHYDVKLVKANDLAFDNDLILGDDPDKAYKVVDLKGLDSKFDEVQREFLSSEGEKPKLLIFEGHLTHFCSNPDKVIILRVHPDKLKERLAERNYSPSKIHENLGAECLGVCSVESYERHGSKAHEIDVTDMSVDEILDIIVRIINGERIYPVGVVDYLGWFVKDEEGSD
- a CDS encoding ribonuclease P protein component 4: MTRGKKPKWILNIANERIDILFKQAEEEFHVHPERSHRYVELALKISTKYNVKIPQKWNRRYCKNCHKFLYPGCNCTVRLVNSEVNIKCTECGHITNIPYKKEIKSKRRAKIDSYINKKRNNE
- a CDS encoding YhbY family RNA-binding protein, which codes for MNEALSAITINIGKSGVNDNVINEVRRQLKSNEVVKLKFARSIAKDKDDYISNIVKETKAELIDVRGHVAVIYKKKS
- a CDS encoding 30S ribosomal protein S19e; translated protein: MSTVYDVPADVLINHLADEFKNNNDKIQSPEWSHLVKTGVHKERKPVDVDWWYVRCAAILRKVYISGPIGVRTLRIKYGGKKDRGVNPESFRMGSGSIVRGALNQLEDAGLVEKVDGGRVVTPQGQSYLDKVSTELIKDIPELEKY
- a CDS encoding DNA-binding protein, with the translated sequence MSELDDIRRKKLEQLQRQQAMAANQQQMQQQAQQQAQQQAQQQQLEQQINQAVRQIMTPEARSRLANLKLTKPELVQQIEIQLIQSAQAGSLRGKVTDEQLKVLLRQLASQKREIHITRK
- a CDS encoding DUF7411 family protein; the protein is MKACVLYSGGKDSSLMAITLKRLGFDVEVCTANFGVYDSFVPASMSAKALGIPHRVLHLDKKILEDGVKRIMDDGFPNEGIKYIHNQVIEAVAEEYPVVADGTRRDDKTPKLNRDQIQSLEDRKDVQYINLDSFGYKTVNTLVSSLFKVTNKKSNRDNSSDYEVEIRILIDQLGGDSSSIFPEHYQTNVVGFKD
- a CDS encoding 50S ribosomal protein L39e; its protein translation is MSRNKPAAKKLRMAKANKQNRRIPIWAYAKTNRKLQYRPKPRHWRRNNLKI
- a CDS encoding 50S ribosomal protein L31e; translated protein: MAEDLERVYTIPLRNVKNVKRTIRAPRAIREVKNFLMKHMKVEDVVIDSSINEKIWERGIQKIPSKIKVKATLVEEDDERYVKAELAE
- a CDS encoding translation initiation factor IF-6, translating into MLKRINLTGNPNLGVYIAVNEDVAIVPNNILESKEEILREALDVDVVKCSIAGSNLAGALLVGNSNGFIVSPFIYDRELATLKEAGIENIVPLPDKYTAVGNILVANDNGAIISPKVSETAVDVIEETLDVDVTQAEIAGYDIIGSLVSVTNKGFLTHKDSSPEDLKLLEDTLGVEGNVGTVNRGIPLVGACSVSNSKGVIVGEDTTGPEMARIEESLGFLDSF
- the rpl18a gene encoding 50S ribosomal protein L18Ae, with the translated sequence MQTKIYRVTGKFVNGDRVQKFTKELKSFNEENIYEKIYSDFGSKHRINRNQIDIEEIKEITPEEVIDPIVKGIL
- the pfdA gene encoding prefoldin subunit alpha, with the translated sequence MDDQQKLQQMINELNVYKSQADLLQQQIDALNASMAELEVLKSTINEMKDKDSVESLIPVGGGAFMEGEIKNTSNVVMSIGAGVAVKQTTEEAIETINSQEEELKDNLDKALKSLQKVSDYIGQLSPAAENLARALQAEGKLPQQ
- the ftsY gene encoding signal recognition particle-docking protein FtsY; the protein is MFESLKKRFSRTSDQLTDKLNEEAKEENNIKVIESAEPSEDLDDFEDLSEEKTIEDKDAEWEAIFDEEDEEIDEDEDNEENSGFLSRFSRHNDDSDKKEKKNEPKRDRFAEALAEQEAKKEAELRGEEYKSNKKHWYSRGSSEEEEPARKPEITGPSTEYKFLDDDEEIKEEKKHWYSRNKEPEVSVNDKYREEVSAKEIYKEIEDEKTHSNEEEHGVFSFIKEKTIDEEDIEDVLWELELGLLEGDVAIDVASEVVESVRRDLVGKKIRRSSDIEEYTYKALKKAIAKIINVGGKSMTEMLNDKKKEGKPLIVMLVGINGTGKTTTIGKLANYYLKRGYTPVIAASDTFRAGAIEQVTQHANNVGVKIIKHQKGSDPAAVAYDAVEHATAQHKDLVLIDTAGRMQTNTNLMDEMKKIKRVAKPDLVVFVGDALTGNDAVEQAKKFNEAIDIDGVILTKADADAKGGASLSIGYVIKKPIYFLGMGQGYDDIKEYNAEWMLDQLFS
- the dmpI gene encoding 4-oxalocrotonate tautomerase DmpI; protein product: MPVVTIAGNPGISKEKKEKLIKEVSNSVAEAYDLPIETVTILIQSYNPDDIGAGGVMLSKKINK